The following proteins are encoded in a genomic region of Corticium candelabrum chromosome 11, ooCorCand1.1, whole genome shotgun sequence:
- the LOC134187194 gene encoding uncharacterized protein LOC134187194, whose translation MLDADVIAWDLPILTVIEIQGEVVMKARLSQQLSSVLPATFPDLSVASQKSLLSHFDGIQLEALKQGCSIRDRARINTIASPYAGACCQPLSTSLPEPNAIGDDSATLETIASHSRERTDQSDCLIAADLRDLDTSVRHVEEMISTPVRSGKLSSRRPLFPSTLSPIYSPCPSVNCSSGSETDESNEDQEPRRTADLKTLLTTLDESDQSSEDEYRYESDTDCTSSDDVDELDASYLDDITLSPSTHHASSHDIVDVTTSPVGSKEVLDDQLTVKDMIIPTVQFGISDKDSGGQMPTSSPSSGAIPVVRVSVQPIAITPITIFENDLENRLKLPRVVCDEDCILQLLGKTCRYPFCWEEISVQKKHIGSTLTLQWHCKKFHQGSWSSSARCKSQNGYPFFINNLLFAASVFLSGNNFSKISLLCQFFRLNSISQSTSSSCW comes from the exons atgttagatgctgatgttattgcttgggatttgccAATTTTGACTGTTA TTGAAATTCAGGGAGAAGTTGTGATGAAAGCTCGGCTTAGTCAGCAGTTATCGAGTGTCCTTCCAGCCACTTTTCCCGATCTTTCTGTTGCTTCACAAAAATCATTGCTGTCACACTTTGATGGAATTCAATTGGAGGCTTTGAAACAAGGGTGTAGCATCAGAGACAGAGCAAGGATCAATACTATAGCTTCTCCTTATGCTGGAGCCTG CTGTCAGCCATTGTCCACTTCTCTACCGGAGCCTAATGCGATTG GTGACGATTCAGCAACATTGGAGACTATAGCTTCCCATTCTAGAGAACGTACAGACCAGTCTGACTGTTTGATAGCTGCAG ACCTTCGTGATTTAGACACATCTGTCAGACACGTAGAAGAAATGATTTCTACTCCTGTACGGTCAGGCAAACTCAGTTCAAGAAGACCTCTGTTTCCATCTACACTTAGTCCA ATATA CTCTCCATGTCCCTCTGTGAATTGTTCATCAGGttctgaaacagatgagaGTAATGAAGATCAAGAACCTAGAAGAACGGCTGA CTTGAAGACTTTACTGACTACACTAGATGAATCTGACCAGTCATCTGAAGATGAATACCGATATGAAAG TGACACTGATTGTACTTCTTctgatgatgttgatgagcTTGATGCCAGTTATCTGGATGACATAACCTTGTCCCCAAGCACTCACCATGCTTCATCACATGACATTGTCGATGTCACAACCTCACCTGTCGGAAGCAAGGAAGTTCTGGATGATCAGTTGACTGTAAAGGACATGATTATCCCAACG GTACAGTTTGGAATTAGTGACAAAGATTCAGGTGGACAGATGCCTACCTCAAGTCCATCTTCTGGAGCTATTCCTGTTGTACGTGTCTCAGTGCAGCCAATAGCAATAACACCTATCACTATCTTTGAAAATGATCTTGAGAATAGGCTGAAGTTACCCAGGGTTGTGTGTGATGAAGATTGCATATTGCAGTTGCTTGGAAAAACGTGCAGATATCCCTTCTGTTGGGAAGAGATATCGGTGCAGAAGAAGCATATTGGCAGCACATTGACATTGCAATGGCACTGCAAGAAGTTCCACCAAGGCTCATGGAGTAGTTCTGCACGATGCAAATCTCAAAATGGATACCCATTCTTCATAAAtaatcttttgtttgctgcttcagtttttctgtctggAAACAACTTCTCAAAAATTAGTCTCTTGTGTCAGTTCTTTAGATTGAATTCTATATCACA ATCGACCAGTAGTTCTTGCTGGTGA
- the LOC134186953 gene encoding uncharacterized protein LOC134186953 — MDIVTRKVVDVQFVDKRETELKSPRMEKLGLQRALTSIQKKIKVIELVTDASISISAMLERDETYRHLVHSLDVWHKAKKLSKILSEASKKRELAELGPWKRSIVNHFWWSCQQAKGDVERLKTIWIGVLHHVIGEHEWATGRCSHSELANDDWLQSGKRALHVNSPSMKFLRKVVLDPKWLRSMTHYVRCRQTSALENYHNLILKYASKRIAFGYEAFKARCLLAAMDHNEHTTLEQAITKTTRQPKFHRKFNKNSQQWTVRKVKERKQYNHVTGIIHTIAKKRMEEEESTHRHTVFLQQNPQHIAQTTAPVSPPSTADLAERQCSRTGTV; from the exons ATGGATATTGTCACACGAAAAGTTGTAGACGTTCAATTTGTTGACAAGAGAGAGACTGAACTGAAATCACCTAGGATGGAGAAACTTGGACTGCAGAGAGCTTTGACATCTATACAAAAGAAGATCAAAGTCATAGAATTAGTTACAGATGcatctatttctatttctgcaATGCTGG AAAGAGATGAAACTTACAGACACTTAGTGCATTCGTTGGATGTTTGGCATAAAGCcaaaaaattatcaaagaTACTATCTGAG GCATCAAAGAAACGAGAACTGGCTGAACTCGGACCCTGGAAAAGATCCATAGTAAACCATTTTTGGTGGAGTTGCCAACAAGCAAAAGGAGATGTAGAGCGGCTAAAG ACAATTTGGATTGGAGTCTTGCACCATGTAATTGGTGAACATGAGTGGGCAACGGGTAGATGTAGTCATAGTGAGCTGGCAAATGATGACTGGCTACAGAGTGGAAAGCGTGCACTACATGTCAATTCACCATCAATGAAATTCTTGAGAAAGGTTGTGCTTGATCCTAAGTGGCTTAGGTCAATGACCCATTATGTACGATGTCG CCAAACAAGTGCGCTTGAAAACTATCACAATTTAATCCTTAAATATGCTTCCAAAAGAATAGCATTTGG GTATGAAGCCTTCAAGGCCCGTTGTTTGCTAGCGGCCATGGATCATAATGAGCACACAACTCTGGAACAGGCtataacaaaaacaacaagacaacCAAAATTTCACCGGAAGTTTAATAAAAATTCCCAGCAGTGGACCGTAAGGAAGGTGAAGGAAAGAAAACAGTACAATCACGTAACTGGGATAATACATACGATCGCAAAAAAGCGAATGGAAGAGGAAGAGTCAACTCATCGTCACACAGTGTTTTTACAGCAAAACCCCCAACACATTGCTCAAACTACTGCTCCAGTTAGTCCACCATCAACTGCTGATCTGGCAGAAAGGCAGTGTAGTAGGACAGGTACAGTTTAG
- the LOC134187193 gene encoding mucin-2-like translates to MKVTYSQQTGNHTNFVLQSIVGCLITKPVAIIGRTAINVTAADVNIIRTTPDGPDVLVCITISLPDGGGTVAASKVVLALNTSSARQRFQAVGLTLGQVFINGTVSFPTTTTSVSSTLSETPHTNEPTTVSSITTASTPMANSEGTTSTLSNTNESTTVSGITTASTPMANSEGTTSTLSETPHTNESTTVSGITTASTPMANSEGTTSTLSETPHTNEPTTVSSITTASTPMANSEGTTSTLSETPHTNQSTTVSGITTASTPMANSEGTTSTLSETPHTNESTTVSGITTASTPMANSEGTTSTLSETPHTNESTTVLGITTASTPMANSEGATSTLSETPHTKESTTVSGITTASTPMANSEGTTSTLSETPHTNKPTTASGITTTASTPTTNREGTTVTFLNVTAEQLNETKFKQVVAKFVSAYCTENDACSQSTSKPAVNLTAADVNLISITQNGSDVVVDFTVSLPDGGIAVPATAVVMALDTSSVKQDFQDIGLSLGQVSITNPTTSQPTTPSDSDSALTTAGIIGVVVGAVGGVILIIIVIFYCSIGKTTTKVKPSNDDELALQPMKASADPHIEDENYTDTV, encoded by the exons ATGAAAGTGACGTACAGTCAACAAACAGGTAACCACACCAATTTTGTTCTACAAAGCATAGTAGGTTGTTTGATAACGAAACCTGTTGCAATAATTGGCAGAACTGCTATCAACGTGACTGCTGCTGATGTCAACATTATACGTACTACTCCGGATGGACCTGATGTTCTAGTCTGCATTACAATCAGCCTCCCTGATGGAGGAGGTACTGTTGCTGCATCTAAAGTAGTGCTGGCTCTTAACACTAGCAGCGCGAGACAAAGGTTTCAAGCTGTTGGTTTGACATTAGGCCAAGTCTTCATCAACGGTACGGTTTCTTTTCCTACTACTACTACATCAGTATCTTCAACATTATCAGAAACTCCACATACCAACGAACCAACAACTGTATCGAGTATTACAACAGCATCGACACCCATGGCTAACAGTGAAGGAACAACTTCAACTTTATCAAATACCAACGAATCAACAACTGTATCGGGTattacaacagcatcaacaccCATGGCTAACAGTGAAGGAACAACTTCAACTTTATCAGAAACTCCACATACCAACGAATCAACAACTGTATCGGGTattacaacagcatcaacaccCATGGCTAACAGTGAAGGAACAACTTCAACTTTATCAGAAACTCCACATACCAACGAACCAACAACTGTATCGAGTattacaacagcatcaacaccCATGGCTAACAGTGAAGGAACAACTTCAACTTTATCGGAAACTCCACATACCAACCAATCAACAACTGTATCGGGTattacaacagcatcaacaccCATGGCTAACAGTGAAGGAACAACTTCAACTTTATCAGAAACTCCACATACCAACGAATCAACAACTGTATCGGGTattacaacagcatcaacaccCATGGCTAACAGTGAAGGAACAACTTCAACTTTATCGGAAACTCCACATACCAACGAATCAACAACTGTATTGGGTattacaacagcatcaacaccCATGGCTAACAGTGAAGGAGCAACTTCAACTTTATCGGAAACTCCACATACCAAAGAATCAACAACTGTATCGGGTattacaacagcatcaacaccCATGGCTAACAGTGAAGGAACAACTTCAACTTTATCAGAAACTCCACATACTAACAAACCAACAACTGCATCAGGTATTaccacaacagcatcaacaccCACAACTAACCGAGAAGGAACAACAGTAACGTTTCTCAATGTAACAGCCGAACAG CTTAATGAAACCAAGTTTAAGCAAGTTGTTGCTAAATTTGTATCTGCTTACTGCACTGAAAATGATGCATGTTCACAGTCAACAAGCAA ACCTGCCGTCAACTTGACTGCTGCTGATGTCAATCTTATATCTATCACTCAGAATGGATCCGATGTTGTAGTTGATTTCACAGTCAGCCTGCCTGATGGAGGAATTGCTGTTCCTGCAACTGCAGTAGTGATGGCTCTTGACACTAGTAGTGTAAAACAAGACTTTCAAGATATTGGTTTGTCATTAGGCCAAGTCTCTATCACCAACCCAACTACTTCTCAACCTACCACGCCCTCAGATTCAGATTCTGCTCTAACAACTGCCGGGATCATTGGTGTCGTTGTCGGTGCAGTTGGAGGTGTCATTCTCATCATAATCGTCATTTTCTATTGCAG CATAGGTAAAACTACTACAAAAGTGAAACCATCAAATGATGATGAACTAGCACTGCAACCAATGAAAGCTTCTGCTGATCCTCACATAGAAGACGAGAACTACACAGACACCGTTTAA